A single genomic interval of Oceanithermus profundus DSM 14977 harbors:
- the malQ gene encoding 4-alpha-glucanotransferase: MELPRSFGILLHPTSFPGPYPIGNLGDEARSFLDWLAATGARWWQVLPLGPTGFGDSPYQAFSAFAGNPYLIDPRRLVARGWLEAADPPESPPDRVDYGLVYRWIWPLLRRAYAGFRARATREDTHALAVFEREHADWLEDYALFMALKGEHGGAPWWSWPEPLKRRDPGALAAARERLAEEAAFQRWTQWVFFSQWRALANAAHDLGLGIVGDMPIFVAHDSADVWAHPELFQLDEDLNPVAVAGVPPDYFSPTGQLWGNPLYDWDALERSGFDWWLRRIRRALETADLVRIDHFRGFEAYWAVPAGAPTAEHGRWEKAPGEAFFRKVEATFGSVPILAEDLGLITPEVEALRDRFGLPGMKVLQFAFTGEDNPFLPHNYPESGNCVVYTGTHDNDTTRGWCEHAPDAELDFMRRYLEGRGIACRGCQDAPWALIELALQSRCRMAVFPLQDPLELGSEARMNFPSRPEGNWAWRYSTRDLTHGLAERLRGLAERYARLRRG; the protein is encoded by the coding sequence ATGGAGCTCCCGCGCAGCTTCGGCATCCTGCTGCACCCCACATCGTTCCCCGGACCCTACCCCATCGGCAACCTCGGCGACGAGGCCCGCTCCTTCCTGGACTGGCTCGCGGCTACCGGCGCCCGCTGGTGGCAGGTGCTGCCCCTGGGGCCGACCGGATTCGGCGACTCGCCCTACCAGGCGTTCTCGGCCTTCGCCGGCAACCCCTACCTGATCGACCCGCGGCGGCTCGTCGCGCGGGGTTGGCTCGAGGCCGCCGACCCCCCGGAGTCGCCGCCCGACCGGGTGGACTACGGCCTCGTCTACCGCTGGATCTGGCCTTTGCTGCGCCGCGCTTACGCCGGGTTCCGGGCCCGTGCAACGCGCGAGGACACGCACGCGCTCGCGGTCTTCGAGCGTGAGCACGCCGACTGGCTCGAGGACTACGCGCTCTTCATGGCGCTCAAGGGCGAGCATGGCGGCGCCCCCTGGTGGTCCTGGCCCGAGCCCCTGAAGCGCCGGGACCCCGGCGCACTGGCCGCGGCGCGCGAGCGCCTGGCCGAGGAGGCCGCCTTCCAACGCTGGACCCAGTGGGTCTTCTTTTCGCAGTGGCGTGCGCTCGCGAATGCCGCCCACGACCTGGGCCTCGGCATCGTCGGCGACATGCCCATCTTCGTGGCGCACGACTCGGCCGACGTTTGGGCCCATCCCGAACTCTTCCAACTCGACGAGGATCTCAACCCCGTTGCCGTGGCCGGGGTGCCGCCCGACTACTTCAGCCCCACCGGCCAGCTCTGGGGCAACCCGCTCTACGACTGGGACGCCCTCGAGCGCAGCGGCTTCGACTGGTGGCTGCGGCGCATTCGCCGGGCGCTCGAGACCGCCGACCTCGTTCGCATCGACCACTTCCGGGGCTTCGAGGCCTACTGGGCCGTACCGGCGGGCGCCCCCACGGCGGAACACGGCCGCTGGGAGAAGGCCCCCGGCGAGGCGTTCTTTCGCAAGGTCGAGGCGACCTTTGGTTCGGTTCCCATCCTCGCCGAAGACCTGGGGCTGATCACCCCCGAGGTGGAGGCCCTGCGCGACCGCTTCGGACTGCCGGGCATGAAGGTCTTGCAGTTCGCCTTCACCGGCGAGGACAACCCCTTCCTGCCCCACAACTACCCGGAGTCGGGCAACTGCGTGGTCTACACCGGGACCCACGACAACGACACCACCCGCGGCTGGTGCGAGCACGCCCCGGATGCGGAGCTCGACTTCATGCGCCGTTACCTGGAGGGACGGGGCATCGCCTGCCGCGGTTGCCAGGACGCTCCCTGGGCCCTGATCGAGCTGGCGCTGCAAAGCCGCTGCCGCATGGCCGTCTTTCCGCTGCAGGATCCGCTGGAACTGGGATCGGAGGCGCGGATGAACTTCCCCTCACGGCCCGAGGGGAACTGGGCCTGGCGCTACTCCACCCGGGACCTGACGCACGGGCTGGCCGAGCGGCTGAGGGGGTTGGCGGAACGCTACGCCCGCCTCAGACGCGGATGA
- a CDS encoding DUF3048 domain-containing protein produces the protein MTGRVRHLTPEQKRKRRAALLALTATAFLTLVFVLLVWTPTPPPPEATGYLLLELGEGAQVAGEEAPPATPEPAPEAPPLAQPPVETETPSEPSPPPEPQAAAPEEAPAPEPETAAPETPPPAETAVQPPAEEAPLPLPPAASPTEPPAPAEAVEPASASAAPAPGEAPAEPAPAPEPVPETAPEAAAAPAVATETPPAPAPEAAAPGLEPVPTEPTPAAAPETAVPSEVPPAPEAASAPPAGPAPAPVASPAAPVGAPPVSTAPGALAPPPPAPAPPAFAPAPPAPALPLAGGEPAPAPVPATSPQPGPKQGGAIGPGEKPYKLERLRPILVAVDNSAAAYPQWGLDWAVQVHEVPVEGGVTRLLVRYEGGEKGKLGPVRSARPYILRLAQAMGAVLLHVGGSPEALAMIEREKMITFDGLYDPLFRRDPQRRPPHNTYVEGGQVRQQLARLRLERKRTLSGKAYRPPEDAPDGERVEVRYAPDYVSAFRYDGQGYVWYRNGRIVRGSAPFRVTAVAVLRVDARVIDDVGRLALDLSKGHGALYLDGRRVPVTWRIQGGLVIEDASGRALDLTPYRTWFLWVPPWATLR, from the coding sequence ATGACGGGCCGCGTGCGCCACCTCACCCCCGAACAGAAGCGCAAGCGCCGGGCCGCGCTGCTGGCCCTGACGGCGACGGCGTTCCTGACCCTCGTCTTCGTCCTTCTGGTGTGGACGCCGACGCCACCCCCGCCCGAGGCCACCGGGTACCTGCTCCTCGAGCTCGGCGAAGGCGCGCAAGTGGCCGGCGAAGAGGCGCCCCCCGCCACTCCGGAACCCGCCCCCGAGGCCCCACCGCTGGCCCAACCGCCGGTCGAAACCGAAACGCCCTCCGAGCCCAGCCCTCCGCCCGAGCCCCAGGCCGCCGCCCCCGAAGAGGCGCCGGCCCCCGAGCCCGAGACCGCCGCGCCGGAGACCCCGCCACCGGCCGAAACGGCCGTCCAGCCCCCTGCCGAAGAGGCGCCGCTGCCGCTGCCGCCGGCCGCGTCCCCCACCGAGCCGCCGGCTCCGGCGGAGGCCGTGGAGCCGGCATCGGCCTCCGCGGCGCCCGCCCCCGGCGAGGCCCCGGCCGAGCCCGCGCCCGCTCCCGAACCGGTGCCGGAGACCGCTCCGGAAGCGGCCGCAGCGCCCGCCGTGGCCACGGAGACCCCGCCCGCACCGGCGCCCGAAGCGGCGGCGCCCGGCCTCGAGCCCGTCCCCACAGAGCCCACCCCCGCGGCCGCACCGGAGACGGCCGTGCCCAGCGAGGTTCCCCCGGCCCCCGAAGCCGCCTCGGCCCCGCCGGCAGGCCCGGCGCCCGCGCCCGTGGCGTCGCCCGCCGCCCCCGTTGGGGCGCCTCCCGTTTCGACGGCGCCCGGCGCTCTTGCTCCCCCGCCACCGGCCCCCGCCCCTCCCGCCTTCGCGCCCGCGCCCCCGGCCCCCGCACTGCCGCTGGCGGGAGGCGAGCCCGCGCCGGCCCCCGTTCCCGCGACGAGCCCGCAACCGGGGCCCAAGCAGGGCGGCGCCATCGGACCCGGCGAGAAGCCCTACAAGCTCGAGCGCCTCCGGCCCATTCTGGTCGCCGTCGACAACAGCGCCGCCGCCTACCCCCAGTGGGGGCTCGACTGGGCGGTGCAGGTGCACGAGGTCCCCGTCGAGGGCGGGGTGACCCGCCTGCTCGTCCGCTACGAGGGCGGCGAGAAGGGCAAGCTGGGCCCGGTACGATCGGCGCGGCCGTACATCCTGCGCCTCGCCCAGGCGATGGGCGCGGTCCTGCTTCACGTGGGCGGCAGCCCCGAGGCGCTGGCGATGATCGAGCGGGAAAAGATGATCACCTTCGACGGCCTCTACGATCCGCTGTTTCGCCGCGACCCCCAGCGGCGCCCGCCCCACAACACCTACGTGGAGGGCGGGCAGGTGCGTCAGCAACTCGCCCGCCTCCGCCTCGAGCGCAAGCGCACGCTCAGCGGCAAGGCCTACCGGCCCCCCGAGGACGCCCCGGACGGGGAGCGGGTCGAGGTGCGCTACGCCCCCGACTACGTCAGCGCGTTTCGCTACGACGGCCAGGGGTACGTCTGGTACCGCAACGGCCGGATCGTGCGCGGCAGCGCGCCCTTCCGGGTCACGGCGGTGGCCGTGCTGCGCGTCGACGCGCGCGTGATCGACGACGTGGGCCGCCTCGCGCTCGACCTCTCCAAGGGGCACGGCGCGCTCTACCTCGACGGCAGGCGGGTGCCCGTCACCTGGAGGATCCAGGGCGGGCTCGTCATCGAAGACGCCTCCGGCCGCGCGCTCGACCTCACCCCCTACCGGACCTGGTTCCTCTGGGTGCCTCCCTGGGCGACGCTGCGCTAG
- a CDS encoding ExbD/TolR family protein, with product MANRRRRREPSINLAPLVDIVFLLVIFFMVSSTFITPETGLPIDLPQATSGEARPEGAPTVVVQADGQAFWKGEPVDDAALLASLRAELAQDPVGTVILRADRKTPHGRVVQVMDVIRRAGAKRVAVAAVP from the coding sequence ATGGCGAACCGCAGGCGTAGGCGCGAGCCCAGCATCAACCTGGCGCCGCTGGTAGACATCGTCTTCCTGCTGGTGATCTTCTTCATGGTCAGCAGCACCTTCATCACCCCCGAGACCGGCCTGCCCATCGACCTGCCCCAGGCGACGAGCGGCGAGGCCCGCCCCGAGGGCGCGCCCACCGTCGTCGTCCAGGCCGACGGCCAGGCCTTCTGGAAGGGCGAGCCCGTGGACGACGCGGCGCTCTTGGCCTCGCTGCGCGCCGAGCTGGCCCAGGATCCGGTGGGCACGGTGATCCTGCGGGCCGACCGCAAGACCCCCCACGGCCGGGTGGTCCAGGTAATGGACGTCATCCGCCGCGCCGGGGCCAAGCGGGTGGCCGTGGCCGCGGTGCCCTAG
- a CDS encoding MotA/TolQ/ExbB proton channel family protein, whose protein sequence is MLQLQQGGWILVFLLLLTLYAAYVFFERYLALRREKIGGERLMREVDASVRRGQIDVALEAARAHGGTLGRFMLAGLARVPFGVTAVDAALKAALLEEESRLARGLGVLSVTAQVAPLLGLLGTVSGMIRAFNVLASQGQTTAKLLAGGIGEALFTTAAGLIVAIPALIAYHYLAGRVDDILSELEQRREELLGILAEVRNGEPQA, encoded by the coding sequence ATGTTGCAGCTTCAGCAAGGGGGTTGGATCCTCGTCTTCCTGCTCCTGCTCACCCTCTACGCCGCCTACGTCTTCTTCGAGCGCTACCTGGCGCTCCGCCGCGAGAAGATCGGCGGCGAACGGTTGATGCGCGAGGTCGACGCCTCGGTGCGGCGCGGCCAGATCGACGTGGCGCTCGAGGCCGCGCGCGCCCACGGCGGCACCCTCGGACGCTTCATGCTCGCGGGCCTGGCGCGGGTCCCCTTCGGGGTCACCGCGGTGGACGCCGCGCTCAAGGCGGCGCTCCTCGAGGAGGAGTCGCGGCTCGCGCGCGGCCTCGGTGTGCTCAGCGTGACCGCGCAGGTGGCGCCGCTTCTGGGCCTTTTGGGCACCGTGAGCGGCATGATCCGCGCCTTCAACGTGCTCGCCAGCCAGGGGCAGACGACGGCCAAGCTGCTTGCCGGCGGCATCGGCGAGGCGCTTTTCACCACCGCCGCCGGCCTGATCGTCGCCATCCCGGCGCTGATCGCCTACCACTACCTGGCCGGGCGCGTGGACGACATCCTCAGCGAGCTCGAGCAACGTCGGGAAGAGCTCTTGGGCATCCTGGCCGAGGTGAGGAATGGCGAACCGCAGGCGTAG
- the mqnE gene encoding aminofutalosine synthase MqnE, translated as MGDVSKVLDPALEPIAAKVAAGERLSFDEGLALYKTRDLNTLMRLADHVRRKKHGDRTYFVHSLRFSQTNICYVGCPFCAFAKRFGEEGAWDWSVEESVAWVQERYEPGLTEIHIASGHHPRKPFGYYLELVAALKENFPGVQVKAWTAAEIHHFAKIARSDYRTVLSELKAAGLDAMPGGGAEIFAERVRRQIAKNKVNAEGWLEVHRTAHALGLPTNATMLYGHIETLEERLDHMDRLRRLQDETGGFMSFIPLAFQPLGNNLAQNLGKTEFTTGLDDLRNLAIARIYLDNFPHIKGYWATLTAPLAQVSLDWGVSDIDGTLIAESIVNAAGATSGRAMTKEELARIVRRAGRLPVERDALYNVVRVYDAVA; from the coding sequence ATGGGGGACGTGAGCAAGGTTCTCGACCCCGCGCTCGAGCCCATCGCCGCCAAGGTCGCGGCCGGCGAGCGCCTGAGCTTCGACGAAGGGCTGGCGCTGTACAAGACCCGCGACCTGAACACCCTGATGCGGCTCGCCGACCACGTTCGCCGCAAGAAGCACGGCGACCGCACCTACTTCGTGCACTCGCTGCGCTTCTCGCAGACCAACATCTGTTACGTGGGCTGCCCCTTCTGCGCCTTCGCCAAACGCTTCGGCGAGGAGGGCGCCTGGGACTGGAGCGTGGAGGAGTCGGTGGCCTGGGTGCAGGAGCGCTACGAACCGGGCCTGACCGAGATCCACATCGCGAGCGGCCACCACCCCAGGAAACCCTTCGGCTACTACCTCGAACTCGTGGCCGCGCTCAAGGAAAACTTCCCGGGGGTCCAGGTCAAGGCCTGGACCGCCGCGGAGATCCACCACTTCGCCAAGATCGCCCGGTCCGACTACCGCACCGTCCTGAGCGAGCTGAAGGCCGCGGGCCTCGACGCCATGCCGGGGGGCGGGGCTGAGATCTTCGCCGAGCGGGTGCGCCGCCAGATCGCGAAGAACAAGGTGAACGCCGAGGGCTGGCTCGAAGTGCACCGCACGGCGCACGCGCTGGGGCTGCCCACCAACGCCACCATGCTCTACGGCCACATCGAGACCCTGGAAGAGCGCCTCGACCACATGGACCGGCTGCGCCGGCTGCAGGACGAAACCGGAGGCTTCATGAGCTTCATCCCGCTGGCCTTCCAGCCGCTGGGCAACAACCTGGCCCAGAACCTGGGCAAGACCGAGTTCACCACCGGCCTCGACGACCTCAGGAACCTGGCGATCGCCCGCATCTACCTGGACAACTTCCCCCACATCAAGGGGTACTGGGCCACGCTTACCGCCCCGCTCGCGCAGGTCTCGCTCGACTGGGGCGTCTCCGACATCGACGGCACCCTGATCGCCGAGTCCATCGTCAACGCCGCGGGCGCCACCTCGGGCCGCGCCATGACCAAGGAGGAGCTGGCGCGCATCGTGCGCCGCGCCGGCCGTCTGCCGGTCGAGCGCGACGCGCTTTACAACGTCGTCCGCGTCTACGACGCCGTCGCCTGA
- a CDS encoding menaquinone biosynthetic enzyme MqnA/MqnD family protein, protein MAYRIGLPHYANTAPLVHFLEAPRGVELRFGVPTELNRWLAEGEVDLSLVSSQFYLEARGALRALPDFSVAVLGAVYSVNLFHKRPWEELRRIAITSESATSVRLLGHLLERSGVEAELEPAPVGLEGLATYDGVLLIGDRALAAYAGLLEHTPASVHDLPRRPGGYYVTDLAMRWFRATRLPFVFALWATRSGEQPPPEVVALLRHARREGLGRLGEVAAAESARLGIPAPLLQHYLWNFRYHLEPPDRLGLAAFAEAVGLLGPEEYWSV, encoded by the coding sequence ATGGCCTACCGCATCGGTCTCCCCCACTACGCGAACACCGCACCCCTGGTCCACTTCCTCGAGGCCCCGCGAGGGGTCGAGCTGCGCTTCGGCGTCCCCACCGAGCTCAACCGCTGGCTGGCCGAGGGCGAGGTCGACCTCTCGCTGGTCTCCAGCCAGTTCTACCTGGAGGCGCGCGGAGCCCTGCGGGCGCTTCCCGACTTCTCGGTGGCCGTTCTGGGCGCGGTCTACTCGGTCAACCTCTTTCACAAGCGGCCCTGGGAAGAGCTGCGCCGCATCGCCATCACCTCGGAGTCGGCCACGAGCGTGCGGCTGCTCGGCCACCTGCTCGAGCGCAGCGGGGTCGAGGCCGAGCTCGAGCCCGCCCCCGTGGGTCTGGAGGGTTTAGCGACCTACGACGGCGTGCTGCTCATCGGCGACCGCGCCCTCGCCGCTTACGCGGGCCTCCTGGAGCACACCCCCGCCTCGGTGCACGACCTTCCGCGGCGCCCCGGCGGGTACTACGTCACGGATCTGGCCATGCGCTGGTTCCGGGCGACGCGGCTCCCCTTCGTCTTCGCCCTCTGGGCCACGCGCTCAGGCGAACAGCCCCCGCCCGAAGTGGTGGCCCTGCTGCGCCACGCACGGCGCGAGGGCCTGGGGCGCCTGGGCGAGGTGGCCGCGGCCGAGTCCGCGCGGCTGGGGATCCCCGCGCCCCTTTTGCAGCACTACCTCTGGAACTTCCGCTACCACCTGGAACCGCCCGACCGGCTCGGCCTCGCGGCGTTCGCCGAAGCGGTGGGGCTCCTCGGCCCCGAAGAGTACTGGTCGGTATGA
- a CDS encoding S1C family serine protease, translating into MSMRKSLIGFAGIVLVAAVALSWNLPGARATGEVKPFNQPEAYLQNERNTIGIVETYGDGVVFVSVATAPKVVRPNLPPGFEDFAPFFAPYVQPPRQGTGSGFVLDKEGYILTNYHVVEGADEITVKFHEDPTAYPAKLIGSAPPLDLALLKVDVPDKGMLHPIPLGDSDRLKVGQKAIAIGNPFGLEFTVTEGIISAIRTNPGAESSLIPRLIQTDAAINPGNSGGPLLDSRGEVIGINAAIINPNGVPQFAGIGFAIPINLAKKYLPEMRAGKKVTAEEVVKNNPRLGVTVMPVQFYPDQVRQRYDLPDHGLVVQSVDKNSPAAEAGLKGATDYIYLQLPNGKTLELGVGGDVIVEANGRPIYDITDLRAVLYGLKPGQKVKLKLVRGGKERVVELVPRVVK; encoded by the coding sequence ATGTCGATGAGAAAGTCGCTGATCGGTTTCGCGGGCATCGTCCTGGTGGCCGCCGTCGCGTTGTCCTGGAACCTCCCCGGCGCCCGCGCCACCGGGGAGGTCAAACCTTTCAACCAACCCGAGGCCTACCTGCAGAACGAGCGCAACACGATCGGAATCGTCGAAACCTACGGCGACGGCGTGGTCTTCGTCTCGGTGGCAACGGCGCCCAAGGTGGTGCGCCCGAACCTGCCGCCGGGCTTCGAGGACTTCGCCCCCTTCTTCGCGCCTTACGTGCAGCCGCCCCGTCAGGGTACGGGGTCGGGCTTCGTCCTCGACAAGGAGGGGTACATCCTGACGAACTACCACGTGGTCGAGGGCGCGGACGAGATTACCGTGAAGTTCCACGAGGATCCCACGGCCTACCCGGCCAAGCTGATCGGCTCGGCGCCGCCCTTGGACCTGGCGCTCCTCAAGGTCGACGTGCCCGACAAGGGCATGCTGCACCCCATCCCGCTGGGCGACTCGGACCGGCTGAAGGTGGGGCAGAAGGCGATCGCCATCGGCAACCCCTTCGGGCTCGAGTTCACCGTGACCGAGGGCATCATCTCCGCGATCCGCACCAACCCCGGCGCGGAGAGCTCGCTGATCCCGCGCCTGATCCAGACCGACGCCGCGATCAACCCCGGCAACTCCGGCGGGCCGCTGCTCGACTCGCGCGGGGAGGTCATCGGCATCAACGCCGCGATCATCAACCCCAACGGCGTGCCCCAGTTCGCGGGCATCGGCTTCGCCATTCCCATCAACCTGGCCAAGAAGTACCTGCCGGAGATGCGCGCGGGCAAGAAAGTCACCGCCGAGGAGGTCGTCAAGAACAACCCGCGCCTGGGCGTCACGGTGATGCCGGTGCAGTTCTATCCCGACCAGGTGCGCCAGCGCTACGACCTGCCCGATCACGGCCTCGTCGTGCAGAGCGTCGACAAGAACAGCCCGGCGGCCGAGGCGGGCCTCAAGGGGGCGACGGACTACATCTACCTGCAGCTGCCCAACGGCAAGACGCTCGAACTCGGGGTCGGCGGCGACGTGATCGTGGAGGCGAACGGCCGCCCCATCTACGACATCACCGACCTGCGCGCCGTCCTGTACGGGCTCAAGCCCGGCCAGAAGGTGAAGCTCAAGCTGGTGCGCGGCGGCAAGGAACGCGTCGTCGAGCTCGTACCCCGCGTCGTCAAGTAG
- a CDS encoding butyrate kinase yields the protein MRVFAINPGSTSTKLALLEVDASEARLLEEEVVRHAPAPSLAADLERRREQVLTQAQAWAPFDALAARGGLLGPLPAGVYVVDEAMVRVCLEAPHGAHPANLAAPLALELARRYGVPAFVVDPPTVDELEEVNRISGAPGVPRRSRVHALNLRYTARKVAAELGARFEEVPLVGAHLGGGTSVVRFARGRMVDTNDALLGEGPFSPNRAGTVPVYGVIEKTARDGRQAARNFFGRASGFKGLLGTDDLRRVEARLDEPQVRLTTDAYALQVVKYMLGLAAGERPQAFFLTGAGARFGYVVRQIEARLSWAAPVHVHPGEFEMQALATGAWRALSGQENPKRMDEVRHGSAGL from the coding sequence GTGAGGGTATTCGCGATCAACCCCGGTTCGACGAGCACCAAACTGGCCCTCCTGGAGGTCGACGCGTCCGAAGCGCGGCTCCTGGAAGAGGAGGTCGTGCGCCACGCGCCGGCCCCCAGCCTGGCGGCCGACCTCGAACGCCGGCGCGAGCAGGTCCTTACCCAGGCGCAGGCCTGGGCCCCCTTCGACGCCTTGGCCGCTCGCGGAGGGCTCCTGGGCCCGCTGCCCGCCGGCGTCTACGTGGTGGACGAAGCCATGGTGCGCGTCTGCCTGGAGGCCCCGCACGGCGCCCACCCCGCCAACCTGGCCGCCCCGCTGGCGCTCGAGCTGGCCCGGCGCTACGGCGTGCCCGCCTTCGTGGTGGACCCGCCCACCGTCGACGAACTGGAGGAGGTGAACCGCATCAGCGGGGCCCCGGGCGTTCCCCGGCGCAGCCGGGTGCACGCCCTCAACCTGCGCTACACCGCACGCAAGGTGGCCGCCGAACTGGGGGCGCGGTTCGAGGAGGTCCCGCTCGTGGGGGCGCACCTGGGGGGCGGCACCTCGGTGGTGCGCTTCGCCCGCGGGCGCATGGTCGACACCAACGACGCCCTTTTGGGCGAGGGGCCTTTCAGCCCCAACCGCGCGGGCACCGTTCCCGTCTACGGCGTCATCGAAAAGACCGCCCGCGACGGGCGGCAGGCGGCCCGCAACTTCTTCGGCCGTGCGTCGGGGTTCAAAGGGCTCCTGGGCACCGACGACCTGCGCCGGGTCGAGGCGCGGCTCGACGAGCCCCAGGTACGTTTGACCACGGACGCCTACGCGCTCCAGGTGGTAAAATACATGTTGGGCCTGGCGGCGGGCGAACGTCCGCAAGCCTTCTTCCTCACCGGGGCCGGGGCGCGCTTTGGCTACGTCGTCCGGCAGATCGAAGCGCGCCTGAGCTGGGCCGCGCCGGTGCACGTGCACCCGGGCGAGTTCGAGATGCAGGCTTTGGCCACGGGGGCGTGGCGCGCGCTCTCCGGCCAGGAAAATCCCAAGCGGATGGACGAGGTACGCCATGGAAGCGCTGGACTTTAA
- a CDS encoding bifunctional enoyl-CoA hydratase/phosphate acetyltransferase: MEALDFKEIQPLRDMTGLLELARLIAQVGGPKKVAVAAAEEAHVIEAVNEARIEGLVHPILFGNPERIRRIASELGIRTQNLEIRHAKNPAEAAELATQAVSSGEADILMKGMVQSSDFLRAALNREWGLRTGRLLSHVLIYEAKGYDRLFFMSDGAMNINPDLKAKIQIVENAVTLAHVLGVNPPKVALLAAVEVVNPEMDTAVEDAIIAKMADRGQIKGAVIDGPLALDNAVSEEAARIKGIKSPVAGKADILIVDNIDVGNVFYKSLIYFARVRGAGLIMGARAPMVLTSRADPEEVKFLSLATAVIAAERLPYVHEAV, encoded by the coding sequence ATGGAAGCGCTGGACTTTAAAGAAATCCAACCCCTGCGGGACATGACGGGCCTGCTCGAGCTCGCCCGCCTGATCGCCCAAGTGGGCGGCCCCAAGAAGGTGGCCGTCGCCGCCGCCGAAGAAGCCCACGTCATCGAGGCCGTCAACGAGGCGCGCATCGAAGGGCTGGTGCACCCCATCCTCTTCGGCAACCCCGAGCGCATCCGCCGCATCGCCAGCGAGCTGGGCATCCGCACCCAGAACCTCGAGATCCGCCACGCCAAGAACCCCGCCGAGGCGGCGGAATTGGCCACCCAGGCCGTCTCCAGCGGCGAGGCCGACATCCTCATGAAGGGGATGGTGCAGTCGTCCGACTTCCTGCGCGCCGCGCTCAACCGCGAGTGGGGCCTGCGCACCGGCCGGCTCCTCTCCCACGTCCTCATCTACGAGGCCAAGGGCTACGACCGCCTCTTCTTCATGTCCGACGGGGCCATGAACATCAACCCCGACCTCAAGGCCAAGATCCAGATCGTCGAGAACGCGGTCACGCTGGCCCACGTGCTGGGCGTGAACCCGCCCAAGGTGGCGCTCCTCGCCGCGGTGGAGGTGGTCAACCCCGAGATGGACACCGCCGTCGAAGACGCCATCATCGCCAAGATGGCCGACCGCGGGCAGATCAAGGGAGCGGTCATCGACGGACCCCTCGCGCTCGACAACGCCGTCAGCGAGGAGGCGGCCCGCATCAAGGGCATCAAGAGCCCCGTCGCCGGCAAGGCCGACATCCTGATCGTCGACAACATCGACGTGGGCAACGTCTTCTACAAGAGCCTGATCTACTTCGCGCGGGTGCGCGGGGCCGGCCTGATCATGGGAGCGCGCGCGCCGATGGTGCTCACCAGCCGCGCCGACCCCGAAGAGGTGAAGTTCCTCTCGCTGGCCACCGCGGTCATCGCCGCGGAGCGCCTGCCCTACGTGCATGAGGCGGTTTAA
- a CDS encoding c-type cytochrome, translating to MRRFNPATLARLGVLLSLAAAGAPLPPAPGAELVYRHCTSCHAITTVLAARGLDRPGWSAVLARMEGYGLALPKEERARLLDYLTARLGDRPAATAAPVPAAGGEALYREHCAACHEDPDRAPPLVGRPEWGDHPDYLAQVVVFGVSGPLPGTPYAGAMEPLPYLDDAAVARIVGYLSGVPFTAEDVARERARGWTPSLVRLFRPLP from the coding sequence ATGAGGCGGTTTAACCCGGCGACGCTGGCCCGGCTCGGGGTGCTGCTGTCGCTCGCGGCGGCGGGGGCGCCGCTGCCGCCGGCGCCCGGTGCGGAGCTGGTCTACCGGCACTGCACGAGCTGCCACGCAATCACGACGGTGCTCGCGGCGCGCGGCCTCGACCGACCCGGGTGGTCGGCCGTCCTCGCGCGCATGGAGGGTTACGGCCTCGCGCTTCCCAAGGAGGAGCGCGCGCGCCTGCTCGACTACCTGACCGCCCGGCTCGGCGACCGCCCCGCGGCCACCGCTGCGCCCGTCCCCGCCGCCGGCGGGGAGGCGCTCTACCGGGAACACTGCGCCGCCTGCCACGAAGACCCCGACCGCGCGCCGCCGCTCGTGGGGCGCCCCGAATGGGGCGATCACCCCGACTACCTGGCGCAGGTCGTCGTCTTCGGGGTGTCGGGGCCGCTGCCCGGAACCCCCTACGCCGGCGCCATGGAGCCGCTCCCCTACCTCGACGACGCCGCGGTGGCCCGCATCGTGGGTTACCTCTCAGGCGTGCCCTTCACGGCGGAGGACGTCGCCCGGGAGCGCGCGCGGGGGTGGACCCCCTCCCTGGTGCGGCTCTTTCGCCCGCTCCCCTGA